In Massilistercora timonensis, the following are encoded in one genomic region:
- a CDS encoding helix-turn-helix transcriptional regulator: MHVSYNKLWKLLIDKNLKKKDLCERCGISTASISKLTRGDNITTDVLWRICNELHCDFGDIMEFVPPKKGEAEKTE; encoded by the coding sequence ATGCATGTAAGCTATAACAAATTATGGAAGCTATTGATCGATAAGAATTTAAAAAAGAAGGATCTTTGCGAAAGATGTGGCATTAGTACAGCATCCATATCAAAGCTGACGCGTGGAGACAATATAACTACGGATGTGCTTTGGAGAATATGTAATGAGCTCCATTGCGACTTTGGCGATATTATGGAGTTTGTGCCACCAAAAAAGGGAGAGGCAGAGAAGACAGAATGA
- a CDS encoding DUF2326 domain-containing protein, whose translation MYDGAMLKEVYCELFKSTAGPRGRIQFHQGLNTVLGGEAADNSIGKSTFLLILDYCFGGETYGKANVKNYVGDHTICFAFHFRDGDHYYSRTVSDSKHVNRCNSEYQPVGDPIDLKAFRQELFDGYEIALEDITFRDMVGRFFRISGKGNDEIENPLHYKSPKGEQAVTAMEKLFGMYQFVGALKKRLKEADEKKKTFNKARRLKLVPSAIKTDKQYAKNIARIDELQVELAGLTKDTDSDLLEKELQRKSEEAEAASRLRGMKRQYGRLASQYRVVTKNRDDAFVTTEDNLQTLASYFPTVNIKRIEEVEAFHRKLHGILDSELSDEAQSLQVLMQAATQEIQKLEAELVELGIPIQVPKPFLEKYSELQREISALESQNEAFEQTEQFKADVETVEKDLDVAESQVLRDIEDMLNAQMVRYNDRVYEVRREAPTIKFESKAKYDFHTPRDDGKGTAFKSLIVLDLSILELTELPAIAHDSSIFKNIGDLPIDGIMDIYLESKKQIFIAFDKEGAYTKKVADAVTDTAVIKLGENGDQLFGWTWAIKEGK comes from the coding sequence ATGTATGACGGCGCAATGCTGAAAGAGGTTTATTGCGAACTCTTTAAGTCTACGGCGGGACCGCGAGGAAGAATTCAATTTCATCAGGGCTTAAATACCGTTTTGGGCGGTGAGGCAGCGGATAACTCCATAGGAAAATCAACATTCCTGCTTATCTTGGATTACTGCTTTGGCGGTGAAACGTATGGGAAGGCTAATGTAAAAAATTATGTTGGAGATCACACTATTTGCTTTGCATTTCATTTCAGGGATGGCGATCACTATTACAGTAGAACTGTATCAGACAGCAAGCATGTAAACAGATGCAATAGTGAATACCAACCAGTTGGAGATCCTATAGATTTAAAGGCTTTCAGACAAGAATTATTTGATGGATATGAAATAGCATTAGAAGACATTACGTTTCGGGATATGGTGGGACGCTTTTTCCGCATTTCCGGGAAAGGTAACGATGAGATAGAAAACCCGCTGCATTACAAATCGCCAAAAGGAGAACAGGCAGTTACTGCAATGGAAAAACTATTTGGCATGTACCAGTTTGTAGGGGCTCTCAAAAAACGCTTAAAAGAGGCTGATGAGAAGAAGAAAACATTTAACAAAGCAAGGCGATTAAAACTTGTACCTAGTGCAATCAAGACAGACAAGCAGTACGCGAAGAATATCGCGAGAATAGATGAGCTGCAGGTAGAATTAGCTGGTCTTACAAAAGATACGGATAGTGATCTGCTTGAAAAAGAGCTGCAGAGAAAGTCGGAAGAGGCAGAGGCCGCAAGCAGATTAAGAGGCATGAAACGTCAATATGGTAGGCTTGCATCCCAGTATAGAGTGGTTACAAAAAACCGTGATGACGCATTTGTAACAACTGAAGACAATCTACAGACGCTGGCTTCATATTTTCCAACGGTAAACATAAAAAGGATAGAGGAAGTAGAAGCATTTCACAGAAAACTTCACGGGATTCTGGATTCCGAACTTAGCGACGAAGCGCAAAGCCTTCAGGTGCTTATGCAGGCGGCAACACAGGAAATACAGAAGCTGGAGGCAGAACTTGTCGAGCTGGGAATTCCCATCCAGGTACCGAAACCATTCTTGGAAAAGTATTCGGAGCTTCAGAGAGAGATATCGGCTCTTGAATCGCAGAATGAAGCTTTTGAACAGACGGAGCAATTCAAGGCTGATGTTGAAACTGTGGAAAAGGACTTGGATGTTGCCGAGAGTCAGGTGCTTCGGGATATCGAGGATATGCTAAATGCCCAGATGGTTCGATACAACGATCGAGTATATGAAGTACGCCGGGAGGCTCCGACTATAAAATTTGAATCAAAGGCAAAGTATGACTTCCACACTCCAAGGGATGATGGAAAGGGTACTGCGTTTAAGAGCTTGATTGTTTTGGATTTAAGTATTTTGGAATTAACAGAGCTTCCGGCTATAGCGCATGACTCCTCAATCTTTAAGAACATAGGTGATCTTCCGATAGACGGAATTATGGATATTTATCTGGAAAGTAAGAAACAGATCTTTATTGCTTTTGATAAGGAAGGCGCATATACAAAAAAAGTTGCAGATGCAGTGACCGATACGGCAGTAATCAAACTTGGAGAAAATGGTGATCAACTGTTCGGTTGGACATGGGCAATAAAAGAAGGAAAGTGA
- a CDS encoding ABC-three component system middle component 7, whose translation MKMLFPNKLITYNESVISKIPMILEIIERGPIGIKDLYHRVAPKLTGVNEYMDVLDCLYALNKIEFDEEQGVILYV comes from the coding sequence ATGAAGATGCTGTTTCCGAATAAGCTGATAACGTATAACGAAAGTGTCATTTCAAAAATACCGATGATCCTTGAAATCATTGAGCGAGGACCTATTGGGATAAAAGATTTATATCATCGGGTAGCGCCAAAACTGACCGGTGTAAATGAGTATATGGACGTATTGGATTGCCTTTATGCTCTTAACAAAATCGAATTCGATGAAGAACAGGGGGTAATTTTGTATGTATGA
- a CDS encoding ABC-three component system protein has product MTLSEFLKFMHSYVGQDWDNQDYFANLLLFIMPEPASDEDIKADERHEYYPYNGSDDEKDMLGRIYNGKPLPKKKARMVKAHFKADSLVEEIGSLSSDSKTKLRAELAGKGITVHPGDEGKLCKEIIELLIDAAAIGENEIDVRQIGVALESIAPIYDDSDLKPDFGVRLLAETKQHCPMLGCFKPLYFEEAGRSTFDYRIVQVNPRLPRHVADNLVAMCPTCATRYMAAMTKEKVAELEDIKLNISSIMEALDSMPEERLVAGVKRVVSKIGSIPIERIMDLNYNPTEVIKKMDKTDPGLFFKIQHYVSKYYPIVRDDCKEMEIEGTLNFEKFCSQMKFKYQDLRDRGLDQTQIFDVLTEWIAGETHEEKSSCEVVVSYFVQKCEVFEAQEGADEDAVSE; this is encoded by the coding sequence TTGACCTTAAGTGAGTTCCTAAAATTTATGCATTCATATGTGGGGCAGGATTGGGATAATCAGGATTACTTTGCCAATCTGCTCCTCTTTATCATGCCGGAACCTGCTTCAGATGAAGATATCAAAGCTGATGAGAGACATGAGTACTATCCCTACAACGGATCCGATGACGAAAAAGACATGCTTGGCAGGATCTACAATGGAAAACCACTTCCTAAGAAGAAAGCCAGAATGGTGAAAGCGCATTTTAAGGCAGATTCTCTGGTTGAAGAAATTGGCTCGCTTTCATCAGATTCAAAAACAAAACTGAGAGCTGAACTTGCCGGAAAGGGAATAACTGTTCATCCAGGTGACGAAGGTAAGCTATGTAAAGAGATTATTGAGCTTTTAATAGATGCAGCAGCTATTGGAGAGAATGAGATTGATGTTCGTCAGATAGGTGTTGCGCTTGAAAGCATTGCACCGATATATGATGATTCTGATTTGAAACCGGATTTTGGTGTACGCCTTTTAGCAGAGACGAAACAACACTGCCCGATGTTGGGGTGCTTCAAGCCTTTATATTTTGAAGAAGCCGGGCGTAGTACGTTTGACTATAGAATAGTGCAGGTGAACCCGAGGCTTCCACGGCATGTAGCAGATAATCTTGTGGCTATGTGTCCGACATGTGCTACGCGTTATATGGCAGCAATGACTAAAGAAAAAGTTGCTGAGCTTGAAGATATAAAGCTGAATATTTCCAGTATCATGGAAGCGCTCGATTCTATGCCAGAAGAAAGACTGGTGGCAGGTGTCAAGCGTGTTGTTAGCAAGATAGGTTCTATTCCGATTGAGAGAATAATGGATTTGAACTATAACCCGACAGAAGTTATTAAGAAGATGGATAAGACGGATCCGGGATTATTCTTCAAAATCCAACATTACGTCTCCAAGTATTACCCAATTGTCAGGGATGATTGCAAGGAAATGGAGATTGAAGGAACACTGAACTTTGAGAAATTCTGCTCTCAGATGAAATTCAAATATCAAGATCTGAGGGATCGGGGATTAGATCAAACACAAATTTTTGATGTTTTGACAGAGTGGATTGCGGGAGAAACGCATGAGGAAAAATCATCATGCGAGGTAGTGGTTTCATACTTTGTCCAGAAGTGTGAGGTCTTTGAAGCGCAGGAAGGAGCTGATGAAGATGCTGTTTCCGAATAA
- a CDS encoding helix-turn-helix domain-containing protein, producing the protein MANKDKDQVLIPMVTTIEAALDYGYSLKDIRQWRIGNRMCTIILVPGTKEQYDSYLSSFSKEFKAEDRDKRCQISDGKGHAIRCPESNKCNDCPFYHSLDKKGYGTLTFSDLTWTNEDGVEEAYEPVAPEGYGSAERYLELLQELIGYVGAIRPEYAPVVKLLSDGLSRREIAKELGVPKSTVIDWVRKIQVLTLKFMEDII; encoded by the coding sequence ATGGCGAACAAAGACAAAGATCAAGTATTAATTCCGATGGTCACCACCATCGAAGCTGCACTGGACTACGGATATTCCTTAAAGGATATCCGTCAGTGGAGAATCGGTAACCGTATGTGTACCATCATTCTCGTTCCCGGAACCAAGGAGCAGTATGATTCGTATCTCAGCTCTTTCTCCAAGGAATTCAAGGCTGAGGATCGCGATAAGCGCTGCCAGATCAGTGACGGCAAAGGACATGCTATCCGCTGCCCTGAAAGCAATAAGTGCAACGACTGCCCTTTCTATCACTCTCTTGACAAGAAAGGCTACGGAACTCTGACCTTTAGCGATCTGACCTGGACAAATGAAGACGGCGTCGAAGAAGCTTATGAGCCGGTTGCACCCGAAGGTTATGGCAGTGCCGAACGTTACTTGGAACTTCTTCAGGAGCTTATAGGCTATGTCGGAGCAATCCGTCCGGAATATGCCCCGGTAGTTAAACTGCTTTCAGACGGTCTCTCACGCCGCGAAATCGCTAAGGAGCTCGGAGTGCCGAAGTCCACAGTGATCGACTGGGTAAGGAAGATTCAGGTGCTTACACTCAAATTTATGGAGGATATCATCTAA
- a CDS encoding SymE family type I addiction module toxin yields MSKKRSIKVYGQSGYKYRETPTIMLKGKWLKEAGFDVGDYISVTCEDGKIVIAQDAERAAVKAAEAEFMDREMKALQKRYEAEKVKIRAQMVAEQGARW; encoded by the coding sequence ATGTCGAAGAAAAGAAGTATTAAGGTCTATGGGCAGAGCGGATACAAGTACCGGGAGACACCTACCATCATGCTGAAGGGTAAGTGGTTGAAGGAGGCTGGTTTTGACGTTGGGGATTATATTTCCGTCACCTGCGAGGATGGTAAGATAGTAATCGCCCAGGATGCCGAGAGAGCTGCTGTGAAGGCCGCTGAGGCTGAGTTCATGGACAGGGAGATGAAAGCCTTACAGAAGAGATACGAGGCGGAGAAGGTCAAAATTCGAGCTCAGATGGTGGCAGAACAGGGAGCGAGGTGGTGA
- the tnpB gene encoding IS66 family insertion sequence element accessory protein TnpB (TnpB, as the term is used for proteins encoded by IS66 family insertion elements, is considered an accessory protein, since TnpC, encoded by a neighboring gene, is a DDE family transposase.), translating into MLNNASGFRKVYIAAGYTDLRRGIDGLASIVKFNFQLDPYEKDILFLFCGRRSDRIKGLVWEGDGFLLLYKRLELGGFSWPRTKEEALEITPEQYWVLMQGLEIVSRHPIQEVQPGDLL; encoded by the coding sequence ATGCTGAATAACGCATCTGGATTCCGGAAGGTTTACATTGCTGCCGGTTATACAGATCTGCGGCGCGGCATTGACGGGCTGGCATCCATTGTGAAATTCAACTTCCAGCTGGACCCATACGAAAAGGATATCCTCTTCCTGTTCTGCGGAAGGCGCAGTGACCGCATCAAAGGACTTGTATGGGAAGGAGACGGATTCCTTCTTCTTTACAAAAGGCTGGAGCTTGGCGGCTTCAGCTGGCCCCGTACAAAAGAAGAGGCATTGGAGATCACGCCGGAACAATACTGGGTGCTGATGCAAGGACTGGAGATTGTATCCAGACACCCGATCCAGGAAGTGCAGCCCGGCGATCTCCTTTGA
- a CDS encoding IS66 family transposase, translated as MTKIYSPEELNSFSRETLVAVILSMQDQLARLNTNMERLIEQIASANNHRYGRSSEKLDVIAGQLELELIFNEAEALTETLYVVEPAEEDVIQVTRRKKKGKREEDLKDLPVEVIPHTLPEEKLQEIFGAAGWKQLPDEVYKRVRVQPAVYTVEEHHVAVYAGKDNQTIVKADRPRELLRNSILTPSLAASILNAKYVNGLPLYRISQEFLRNDIHISRQVMANWVIQCADRYLGPLYDYLHNRMYLFHVLQADETPVKVSKDGRPANSKSYMWVYRTGKGYGDTPIILYEYQKTRKADHPREFLKGFTGVVVCDGYSAYRKLDRETESIVFAGCWTHARRYFADALKALPKKEYEAAKDTVAYEAIKRISAIYHLDNQLADLKPDDRRKQRQINLKPLVEAFFAWAKEIRESGRLINGKTLEGINYCINQEEALKVFLDDGEIPLDNNATEGALRSFCLHKHAWKMIDSIDGAKSSAIVYSITETAKANNLNPFRYLEYVLTVMKDHQEDTDYRFMEDLLPWSGQLPEICRSKTKTTNV; from the coding sequence ATGACGAAGATCTACTCACCGGAAGAACTGAACAGTTTCAGCAGGGAAACACTCGTGGCAGTGATCCTGTCCATGCAGGATCAGCTGGCCAGGCTGAATACAAACATGGAACGCCTGATCGAACAGATCGCATCTGCAAACAATCACCGTTATGGGCGCTCTTCCGAAAAGCTGGATGTGATCGCCGGGCAGTTGGAACTGGAGCTCATCTTTAATGAAGCGGAAGCCCTGACCGAGACACTTTATGTCGTTGAACCCGCAGAAGAGGATGTGATCCAGGTCACGCGCCGGAAGAAAAAAGGGAAACGCGAAGAAGATCTTAAGGATCTTCCCGTGGAAGTCATTCCCCATACCCTTCCGGAAGAAAAGCTGCAGGAGATCTTCGGCGCAGCTGGCTGGAAGCAGCTTCCGGATGAAGTCTATAAAAGAGTCCGGGTACAGCCGGCAGTTTACACAGTCGAAGAGCACCATGTGGCCGTGTATGCCGGAAAGGACAATCAGACGATCGTGAAAGCAGACCGTCCGAGGGAACTGCTCCGAAACAGCATCCTGACTCCCTCCCTGGCGGCAAGCATCCTGAATGCCAAGTATGTCAACGGACTTCCCTTATATCGGATCAGCCAGGAATTCCTGCGCAATGACATCCATATCTCCCGGCAGGTAATGGCCAACTGGGTGATCCAGTGTGCCGACCGGTATCTGGGGCCCCTTTATGATTACCTTCATAACAGGATGTACCTCTTCCATGTGCTGCAGGCCGATGAGACTCCGGTCAAAGTATCGAAGGATGGGCGTCCGGCGAACAGTAAGAGTTACATGTGGGTCTATCGGACGGGAAAGGGATATGGAGATACCCCAATCATCCTGTATGAATACCAGAAGACCCGGAAAGCAGACCATCCGCGGGAATTCCTGAAAGGGTTCACCGGTGTCGTTGTCTGCGACGGATACTCCGCCTACCGGAAGCTGGACCGGGAAACCGAATCCATTGTCTTTGCAGGGTGCTGGACCCATGCGAGAAGATATTTCGCGGATGCCCTGAAAGCACTGCCGAAAAAGGAGTATGAGGCAGCCAAAGATACGGTCGCCTATGAAGCCATCAAACGGATCAGCGCGATCTATCATCTGGACAATCAGCTTGCTGATCTGAAACCGGACGATCGCAGGAAACAGCGGCAGATCAACCTCAAACCTCTGGTGGAGGCTTTCTTTGCGTGGGCAAAAGAGATCAGGGAATCCGGCCGTCTGATCAACGGTAAAACCCTGGAAGGGATCAACTACTGTATCAACCAGGAAGAAGCATTAAAAGTATTCCTGGATGACGGTGAAATCCCGCTTGATAACAACGCAACGGAAGGTGCGCTGCGCAGTTTCTGCCTGCACAAGCATGCATGGAAGATGATCGACAGTATCGACGGCGCGAAATCCAGTGCGATCGTCTACAGCATCACAGAAACGGCGAAGGCGAATAACCTGAATCCTTTCCGCTATCTGGAATACGTCCTGACAGTGATGAAGGACCACCAGGAAGATACGGATTACCGTTTTATGGAAGATCTGCTTCCCTGGTCTGGGCAGCTGCCGGAAATCTGCCGGAGCAAAACAAAAACAACAAATGTGTAA
- a CDS encoding YdcF family protein, which produces MTIKEKNYCKILWDYLCINHSIEPSDIILVCGGHDIGVAKEAVRLYKEHYAPIIVVSGGITREIFGKNRRALEADILGDLIIADGVAKSDVLLEREAKNTGENLEFSERLLTEQGITFNSVIMIQKPYAERRALCLALKKWPNRKIIMSSAETDFEQYFNSDIPERKIISMMVGEIQRLIYSPKFGWIDPIDIPSNVISSYKELCRLGYTERLMSDEVIQKCIDGTQDNVSINAK; this is translated from the coding sequence ATGACTATTAAAGAAAAGAATTATTGTAAAATTTTGTGGGATTATTTATGTATTAATCATTCGATAGAACCATCCGATATTATACTTGTGTGTGGAGGACATGACATAGGTGTTGCAAAAGAAGCAGTTAGGCTATATAAAGAGCATTATGCGCCTATAATTGTTGTTTCAGGTGGAATAACGAGAGAGATATTCGGAAAAAACCGAAGAGCACTAGAAGCTGATATTCTTGGTGATTTGATAATTGCGGATGGTGTTGCAAAATCAGATGTTTTGCTTGAGAGAGAAGCAAAAAATACTGGTGAGAATTTAGAATTTTCAGAAAGACTTTTGACAGAGCAAGGAATAACATTTAATAGCGTAATAATGATACAAAAGCCATACGCAGAACGAAGAGCACTGTGCTTAGCTTTAAAAAAGTGGCCAAATAGAAAAATTATAATGAGTTCAGCAGAAACAGATTTCGAGCAATACTTTAATTCTGATATTCCTGAACGAAAAATAATAAGTATGATGGTAGGCGAAATACAACGGCTAATTTATTCACCTAAATTTGGATGGATAGATCCAATTGATATACCTTCAAATGTAATAAGTTCATATAAAGAATTATGTCGTTTAGGGTATACAGAAAGATTGATGAGTGACGAAGTTATACAAAAATGTATCGACGGGACACAAGATAATGTATCTATAAATGCAAAGTAG
- a CDS encoding sugar nucleotidyltransferase — MLGIILAGGEGKRCYPITLATSKHLLPLYDKPIIYYSLSLLIESNIKDIIIITTPRDVRNFKKLLGNGSRFGIKLRYIVQDIPLGTAHAVMLVKELIGLEGCVLVYGDNYIDSCVVKNYLKENQHISGATIFAYKVSNPENYGVIELSSEGKVISIEEKPKVPKSDYAMIGLLCLDQSVFDKIEKISLSERREYEITDVLKIYLNIGKLTVVRLEESAVWSDLGNPQNLTEISYKIMLDERKTGKKVGCLEEIALDKGLITTTELFSNIKRYTNSSYGAYLMKVIETMKGEK, encoded by the coding sequence ATGCTTGGTATTATTTTAGCAGGCGGAGAGGGAAAGCGATGTTACCCTATTACATTAGCAACATCAAAGCACTTGTTGCCATTATATGACAAGCCGATAATTTACTATTCGTTGTCACTTCTTATTGAGTCTAATATAAAGGATATTATTATTATTACAACGCCAAGGGATGTTAGAAATTTTAAGAAATTATTAGGAAATGGTTCAAGATTTGGAATTAAATTAAGGTATATAGTTCAAGACATACCCTTAGGAACTGCTCATGCTGTGATGTTGGTTAAAGAGTTGATTGGTTTAGAGGGGTGTGTATTAGTTTATGGAGACAACTATATTGATTCATGTGTGGTGAAAAACTATCTAAAGGAAAACCAGCATATAAGCGGTGCTACAATCTTTGCGTATAAAGTTTCTAATCCAGAAAATTATGGAGTAATCGAATTATCTTCAGAAGGAAAAGTTATTTCAATAGAGGAAAAGCCTAAAGTACCTAAAAGTGATTATGCAATGATAGGTTTGCTTTGCTTGGATCAATCTGTGTTTGATAAAATAGAGAAAATTTCTCTTTCTGAAAGAAGGGAATACGAAATAACAGATGTACTTAAAATTTATTTAAATATCGGTAAATTAACCGTGGTAAGGCTTGAAGAAAGTGCAGTATGGTCTGATTTAGGTAATCCACAAAACCTGACAGAAATTTCATATAAAATTATGCTAGATGAAAGGAAAACAGGAAAGAAAGTAGGATGTTTAGAGGAAATTGCACTAGATAAGGGTTTGATTACAACTACGGAACTTTTTTCTAATATAAAGAGGTATACTAATAGTTCATATGGTGCGTACTTAATGAAAGTAATTGAAACTATGAAGGGAGAGAAATAA
- a CDS encoding PDDEXK nuclease domain-containing protein, with protein MAKNIEIVLDEYIDVLEKIKEQITQAQYQVMTNANVERNILFWNIGNVILQYSKWGNKFVETLSKDLRMAYPGREGYSVRNLNYMKQFARRIPSEKILHQAGAKISWRAIKLLIDKTDNLEEHMWYTQQCLENGWSSTVLAHQIESGLYYRQALADKTTNFKTQLANPFSEQAEEIIKDPYIFDFIPNAKKLREIELEDALVQQITKLLLEFGSGFAFMGRQYPIQVGKREFFIDLLFYNVKLHCYFVVELKTVEFEPEFAGKLSFYLSAVDGELKSPSDNPTIGLLLCKGKDKMVAEYALKDVNKPMGVSEYKLSNHISEELQDKLPSIEDIEKRIN; from the coding sequence ATGGCAAAAAATATAGAAATAGTTTTGGATGAATATATCGATGTGTTAGAAAAGATAAAAGAGCAAATCACACAAGCTCAGTATCAGGTAATGACAAATGCAAATGTTGAACGTAATATTTTGTTTTGGAACATAGGGAATGTAATTCTCCAATACAGCAAATGGGGAAATAAATTTGTTGAAACGTTATCAAAAGATTTGAGAATGGCTTATCCTGGTAGAGAAGGATATTCCGTTAGAAATCTTAATTATATGAAACAGTTTGCACGCCGAATACCATCTGAAAAAATTTTGCATCAGGCTGGTGCAAAAATTAGTTGGCGTGCAATAAAATTGTTGATAGATAAGACGGATAATCTGGAAGAACATATGTGGTATACACAGCAATGTTTGGAAAATGGATGGTCTAGTACAGTGCTTGCGCATCAGATAGAAAGTGGTCTGTATTATAGACAGGCATTAGCAGATAAAACGACAAATTTTAAAACGCAGTTAGCTAATCCATTCAGTGAGCAAGCAGAAGAAATTATTAAAGATCCATACATTTTTGATTTTATACCGAATGCGAAAAAACTTAGAGAAATTGAACTGGAAGATGCCCTTGTCCAACAAATTACAAAATTACTATTGGAATTTGGGTCAGGCTTTGCTTTTATGGGACGACAGTATCCGATTCAAGTTGGAAAAAGAGAGTTTTTTATTGATTTGTTATTTTACAATGTGAAATTGCATTGCTATTTCGTGGTCGAATTAAAAACAGTGGAATTTGAGCCGGAGTTTGCAGGAAAATTATCTTTCTATTTATCAGCAGTTGATGGAGAATTGAAATCTCCGAGTGATAATCCTACGATTGGATTGTTATTGTGTAAAGGTAAAGATAAAATGGTAGCGGAATATGCCTTGAAAGATGTAAATAAACCAATGGGGGTAAGTGAATATAAACTTTCTAACCATATTTCAGAAGAATTACAGGATAAGTTGCCATCGATAGAAGATATTGAAAAAAGGATTAATTGA